One genomic window of Gracilinema caldarium DSM 7334 includes the following:
- a CDS encoding YkvA family protein, with protein sequence MNIKHFFKSLASWAKQTIGTLYYVSKHPETPWLAKLLTGIALAYALSPIDLIPDFIPLLGYLDDFIILPLLVGLAIKLVPKELLSVCAAEAEAHPVSLKKQWGVALVILCIWLLVIWCLVRRFWL encoded by the coding sequence ATGAACATAAAGCACTTTTTTAAATCCCTTGCTTCCTGGGCAAAACAGACCATCGGTACGCTCTATTATGTTTCAAAACATCCTGAAACACCCTGGCTTGCTAAACTACTTACCGGTATTGCTCTTGCTTACGCCCTTTCGCCCATCGATCTGATACCGGATTTTATTCCTCTTCTTGGCTATCTTGATGATTTTATCATTCTGCCCCTCCTGGTGGGGCTTGCCATAAAGCTTGTGCCAAAGGAACTCCTATCGGTCTGTGCAGCAGAAGCAGAGGCGCACCCGGTTTCCCTGAAAAAGCAGTGGGGGGTGGCCCTCGTTATTCTGTGCATCTGGTTGCTGGTTATATGGTGTCTTGTAAGACGTTTTTGGCTGTAG
- the metK gene encoding methionine adenosyltransferase translates to MENRTYLFTSESVGEGHPDKLCDQISDAILDACLAEDPMSRVACETFASTAMVLVGGEITTSTFVDIQQVVRDVVKEVGYTNPAYGLDYESMAVLDMIHSQSPDISQGVSGTGLEEFKGQQGAGDQGMMFGFACTETPNYMPAPITLAHQILDKATLMRKAKIIPWLRPDAKSQVTIQYEGHKPIRIDTVVVSHQHDDGIAYENIKEAIIEEIIKPVLEPTGLLDAKTRYFINPTGRFVIGGPYGDTGLTGRKIIVDTYGGMGRHGGGAFSGKDPTKVDRSAAYMARYVAKNVVAAGFAERSEVQLAYAIGVPFPVSVMVDTFGTNTVSESAIEKAIQEVFDLSPAGIIQTLDLRKPVYRKTSTYGHFGRDGFNWEKTNKVEALQRAITK, encoded by the coding sequence ATGGAAAACAGGACCTATCTGTTCACCTCTGAGTCTGTCGGCGAAGGCCACCCCGATAAACTCTGCGATCAAATATCCGACGCCATCCTTGACGCCTGCCTTGCCGAGGATCCTATGAGCCGCGTGGCTTGCGAAACCTTTGCATCTACCGCCATGGTCCTTGTGGGAGGAGAAATCACCACCAGCACCTTTGTAGATATTCAACAGGTGGTACGGGATGTGGTTAAAGAAGTAGGTTACACCAACCCTGCCTATGGCCTCGATTACGAGTCTATGGCCGTCCTCGATATGATACACAGCCAATCGCCGGATATCAGTCAGGGAGTATCAGGAACAGGACTCGAAGAGTTTAAGGGCCAGCAGGGCGCAGGGGATCAGGGCATGATGTTTGGTTTTGCCTGTACAGAGACACCCAACTACATGCCTGCCCCTATCACCCTGGCTCATCAAATTCTCGATAAAGCAACCCTCATGAGGAAAGCTAAAATCATTCCCTGGCTCCGGCCCGATGCAAAAAGCCAGGTAACCATCCAGTATGAAGGCCACAAACCGATACGGATTGATACGGTTGTCGTCTCTCATCAACATGACGATGGCATTGCCTATGAAAACATCAAAGAAGCAATTATCGAGGAAATTATAAAGCCCGTACTCGAACCTACAGGACTCCTGGATGCAAAAACCCGGTATTTCATCAATCCTACGGGCCGCTTTGTGATTGGCGGTCCCTATGGGGACACGGGGCTTACGGGACGGAAAATAATTGTCGATACCTATGGCGGTATGGGCCGCCATGGCGGCGGGGCCTTCTCCGGCAAGGACCCAACCAAGGTAGACCGCTCTGCAGCCTATATGGCCCGCTATGTGGCTAAAAATGTTGTTGCCGCTGGTTTTGCTGAACGCAGTGAAGTCCAGCTGGCCTATGCAATCGGCGTCCCCTTCCCGGTTTCCGTCATGGTCGATACCTTCGGAACAAACACCGTGAGCGAGTCGGCCATAGAAAAGGCCATTCAGGAGGTCTTTGACCTATCTCCTGCAGGTATTATACAAACCCTTGACTTAAGAAAACCAGTATATAGAAAAACATCTACATACGGACATTTTGGCCGTGATGGCTTTAACTGGGAAAAAACCAATAAGGTCGAAGCCCTCCAGCGGGCTATTACAAAATAA
- the arfB gene encoding alternative ribosome rescue aminoacyl-tRNA hydrolase ArfB: MDPVRLRSSIEEHAQLRFSRSGGPGGQNVNKVNSRVEIRISIDELQGISDAERQRLTTVLSKRITTQGELILFVDEERSQLENRSRAFQRLEQMILSAAKIPKARKPTKPTKASREQRLLHKKLSSIKKSRRRFHQPEEYGYSI, from the coding sequence ATGGATCCGGTTCGCCTGAGATCATCTATCGAGGAACATGCACAACTGCGTTTTTCCCGCTCAGGCGGACCTGGCGGACAAAATGTAAATAAGGTAAACAGCCGGGTCGAAATCCGCATCTCTATTGATGAACTTCAGGGGATATCCGATGCGGAACGACAGCGGCTTACTACCGTTCTTTCAAAGAGAATCACTACCCAGGGAGAACTGATCCTCTTTGTTGATGAAGAACGTTCTCAACTGGAGAACCGATCCCGGGCATTTCAACGCCTGGAACAGATGATCCTGTCGGCTGCAAAGATCCCGAAAGCACGAAAACCAACCAAGCCGACCAAGGCTTCCCGGGAACAACGGCTGTTACATAAAAAACTGTCTAGTATAAAAAAATCTCGTCGAAGATTTCATCAACCTGAAGAATATGGATATAGCATATGA
- a CDS encoding GNAT family N-acetyltransferase, translated as MNIRTAETRDYDDIRRLYLSAFPESENEIVAKLATDLLFEHSNPPIIALAAEIDGSIVGHIAFSPVRIDTFEQCQAYILAPLAVKPDFQKQGIGSALITYGMEQLSDRGVHIVFVYGDPNYYGRFGFKTYLAQNYKTPYPLQYPFGWQAITICECNLKNSPASIHCVSSLCDPLLW; from the coding sequence ATGAATATCCGAACAGCAGAAACACGGGATTATGATGATATCAGAAGGCTCTATTTGTCTGCGTTCCCTGAAAGTGAAAACGAAATTGTTGCAAAACTTGCCACAGACCTGCTTTTTGAACATTCAAATCCCCCAATAATAGCTCTGGCTGCAGAAATTGATGGATCAATAGTGGGTCACATAGCTTTCAGTCCTGTCAGGATAGATACTTTTGAGCAGTGTCAGGCCTATATTTTAGCACCCCTGGCGGTAAAACCTGATTTTCAAAAACAAGGCATTGGATCGGCTCTCATTACCTATGGTATGGAACAGTTATCCGATAGGGGTGTACATATCGTTTTTGTCTACGGTGACCCGAATTATTATGGAAGATTCGGTTTTAAAACTTATCTTGCCCAAAACTATAAAACTCCCTACCCCCTGCAATATCCTTTTGGGTGGCAAGCCATCACAATCTGCGAATGTAACTTAAAAAACTCACCGGCATCTATACATTGTGTCAGCTCTTTATGCGATCCCCTATTATGGTGA
- a CDS encoding aminopeptidase: protein MKDPRLQKLAHILVNYSLKLKAGEKVLIQNTNLELDFVKELINAVHDVGAIPFVQLSDKNLERTLFSRATEEQFKWQAKFERDRMKEMDAYIGFTSPRNVYAWSDMPADKQDLYNRYITKLVHMEERVPNTRWVVLRYPSPAFAQMASMSEDAFEEFYFNVCTLDYQRMSKAMDPLVDLMEKTDRVRIVSPGTDLSFSIKGMPAIKCDGTMNIPDGEVYSAPIKDSVNGTISYNTPNDYQGFVYESISFEFKQGKIVSARSNDTERINRILDIDEGARYVGEFAIGVNPYITNPMKETLFDEKIAGSIHFTPGNSYDDCDNGNKSALHWDLVLIQRPEWGGGEIWFDNRLIRKDGRFVIPELEGLNPENLIK, encoded by the coding sequence ATGAAAGATCCTCGTCTACAAAAACTGGCTCATATTTTAGTGAATTATTCACTGAAGCTTAAAGCCGGAGAAAAGGTGCTGATCCAGAACACGAATCTGGAACTCGATTTTGTTAAAGAACTCATCAATGCGGTGCATGATGTAGGGGCCATTCCCTTTGTGCAGCTCAGCGATAAAAACCTGGAACGGACCCTCTTCAGCCGGGCAACGGAAGAACAATTTAAATGGCAGGCGAAATTTGAACGGGACCGGATGAAAGAGATGGATGCCTATATTGGGTTTACTTCTCCCCGCAATGTCTATGCCTGGTCCGATATGCCCGCTGATAAACAGGATTTATATAATCGCTACATCACCAAACTGGTCCATATGGAAGAACGGGTTCCCAATACCCGCTGGGTTGTTTTACGCTATCCTTCTCCAGCCTTTGCCCAGATGGCTTCAATGAGCGAAGATGCCTTTGAAGAGTTTTATTTTAATGTGTGCACCCTGGACTATCAAAGGATGTCAAAAGCGATGGACCCGCTGGTCGATCTTATGGAAAAGACAGACCGGGTTCGAATCGTCAGTCCGGGTACAGACCTTTCTTTTTCCATTAAAGGAATGCCCGCTATCAAATGTGATGGAACCATGAATATTCCCGATGGCGAGGTCTATAGCGCCCCCATTAAGGATTCAGTTAACGGAACCATTTCCTACAACACCCCTAACGATTATCAGGGTTTTGTGTATGAATCAATCTCCTTCGAATTTAAACAGGGGAAAATCGTTTCAGCCCGTTCAAATGATACGGAACGGATCAACCGGATCCTCGATATCGATGAAGGAGCCCGCTATGTGGGTGAATTCGCCATTGGGGTAAACCCCTATATCACCAACCCCATGAAAGAAACCCTTTTTGATGAAAAGATTGCCGGATCCATCCATTTTACTCCGGGGAATTCCTATGATGACTGTGATAACGGCAATAAGTCGGCCCTTCACTGGGACCTGGTCCTCATACAGCGGCCTGAATGGGGCGGCGGCGAAATCTGGTTTGATAACCGCCTGATCCGAAAGGATGGCCGTTTTGTCATTCCTGAGCTGGAAGGTCTTAATCCGGAAAATTTGATAAAGTAG
- a CDS encoding AMP-dependent synthetase/ligase, producing MRQTLFEMVRQASTRFGDKPFTFKKTDSGWVSKTFNQSFHESRCFAAFLLERGYSLEDRVAIYAEGSPNWIVGEYGIIMAGMIAVPLSFKLLPEEIYYRLDHSEARMVLTNANHLEKICRVAQDIQTKTGRSIDVVSLDEDQDLSTSTYPRNQLFRIDEVLAQGAAVLEKHRPRLDTIEAECSEDRVVTISYTSGTTGNPKGIMLTHKNYYINSLDSVNIFKVPETGYRNFVILPVDHSFAQTVGIHASIQRGIELWFVDSRGGGMAILRNIPINMKEAEPVFLMTVPALSGNFMKKMQAEIDKRGGIIKFLFDTGIKAGISYWGDGSFPERNLKTFLNALVYFPLKKLVLDKVKTEVFGKRAQFFTGGGASFDIGQQRFYRALGMPLYQGYGMTEASPVISTNIEGHTKLGTSGIALDHVEIRIIRDDGTFAEPGEKGEICVRGPNVMKGYFKNPEATRETLVDGWLHTGDLGWLDKDGYLTVAGRAKALLISADGEKYSPEGIEEAIANSAKVVNQVMVWNDHKRFTCALITLEDEQVKKLIKEHHPKTREALLELIKASFYSFRSDPSYKNMVPLNWTPATFQIVPEAFSEKDGLINSTMKLVRYKVVEKYSELIEYIYSEGSSYKNNRNLEALSKYL from the coding sequence ATGCGGCAAACATTATTCGAAATGGTTCGTCAAGCAAGCACTCGTTTTGGTGACAAACCATTTACCTTTAAAAAAACTGATTCCGGCTGGGTATCCAAAACATTCAATCAAAGTTTTCATGAAAGCCGCTGCTTTGCAGCGTTTCTTTTAGAACGGGGCTATTCATTAGAAGATAGGGTTGCCATTTATGCCGAAGGCAGTCCCAACTGGATTGTCGGTGAATATGGTATCATCATGGCAGGCATGATCGCGGTCCCCCTCTCATTTAAACTCCTGCCGGAAGAAATCTATTACCGCCTGGACCATTCCGAAGCCCGAATGGTTCTGACCAATGCAAACCACCTGGAAAAAATCTGCCGGGTCGCCCAGGACATTCAGACAAAAACCGGTCGATCCATCGATGTGGTATCCCTCGATGAAGATCAGGATCTTTCTACCAGCACCTACCCCCGGAATCAGCTCTTCAGGATTGATGAAGTGCTCGCACAAGGTGCGGCGGTATTAGAAAAACATCGCCCCCGGCTTGATACGATAGAAGCAGAGTGCAGCGAAGACAGGGTCGTAACCATCTCCTATACCTCAGGAACGACAGGCAATCCCAAGGGGATCATGCTCACCCATAAAAACTACTATATCAACAGCCTCGACTCGGTAAACATCTTTAAGGTTCCTGAAACAGGCTACCGTAACTTTGTTATTCTGCCGGTGGACCACTCCTTTGCCCAAACCGTTGGTATCCATGCATCGATTCAGCGGGGCATAGAATTGTGGTTTGTCGATTCCCGGGGCGGCGGTATGGCCATCCTGAGAAACATCCCCATCAATATGAAGGAAGCCGAACCGGTATTCCTTATGACCGTCCCCGCCCTTTCAGGGAATTTCATGAAAAAAATGCAGGCCGAGATTGATAAACGGGGTGGTATTATAAAGTTCCTGTTCGATACGGGTATTAAGGCCGGTATTTCCTACTGGGGCGATGGTTCCTTTCCTGAACGGAACCTGAAAACCTTTCTCAACGCTCTTGTTTATTTCCCCTTAAAAAAACTGGTACTCGATAAGGTTAAAACAGAAGTCTTTGGCAAACGGGCTCAATTCTTTACCGGTGGAGGCGCCAGCTTTGATATCGGTCAACAGCGTTTTTACCGGGCCCTGGGCATGCCTCTTTATCAGGGCTATGGTATGACCGAAGCCTCACCGGTTATCTCTACCAATATCGAAGGCCACACCAAACTGGGAACTTCCGGCATTGCTCTGGACCACGTAGAAATCCGTATCATACGGGATGATGGTACCTTTGCAGAGCCCGGCGAAAAGGGTGAAATTTGTGTTCGGGGCCCCAATGTCATGAAGGGCTATTTTAAAAATCCCGAAGCAACCAGGGAAACCCTTGTCGACGGCTGGCTCCATACGGGAGACCTGGGCTGGCTCGATAAGGATGGCTATTTAACCGTCGCCGGCCGGGCTAAAGCCCTCCTTATTTCTGCAGATGGTGAAAAATACAGCCCCGAAGGGATCGAGGAGGCCATTGCCAATTCAGCCAAAGTCGTAAACCAGGTCATGGTCTGGAACGATCATAAACGGTTTACCTGTGCCCTCATCACCCTCGAGGATGAGCAGGTGAAAAAGCTGATCAAAGAGCATCATCCTAAAACACGGGAAGCCCTTTTGGAACTGATCAAAGCATCTTTCTACAGTTTCCGGTCAGATCCATCCTATAAAAACATGGTACCCCTTAACTGGACCCCGGCTACGTTCCAGATTGTTCCGGAAGCCTTTAGTGAAAAAGATGGTCTCATCAATTCTACTATGAAACTGGTTCGTTATAAGGTGGTCGAAAAATACTCAGAACTGATTGAATATATCTATTCCGAGGGTTCAAGCTATAAAAACAATCGAAACCTAGAAGCCCTCTCAAAATACCTGTAA
- a CDS encoding transglutaminase domain-containing protein has product MEHKRPPLVSTIFYGLSIGLILLHIQQLTIPLANLTFFISALTLGCILSLFCLRIPQKNHRWKLLILLSFPWIIKSALVGISFFIAPMDVGFDRRLLFFDRNFLIVLFPWYWITLSTYMAGSSYSGLHWNRILNGIFLICFFIIIKSRQFILYTWPMELLAIFALIMLLQFLALMLAHPLQTRGFKYNSIATLVVLLVLGLFSVVLLRKPAEEQATEQGGGLIKPDLFRFDFSQFLRLESEISLKEDMVLIVHKDPEASSIFIRRYILSGYDTRKGFYRAPELDDAEHPQELPPAELELFIPQWQDRRTTEQEYFLVNFDPSAFLGMNTPRLISPLKTWDTTSFSSAYRVLSETSEALPFELLDAVSDKDYARTKIGLTEQEYQWYTNYGKDQRIKDLGDRITEGLELYWEKVQAIYEYLKNGEYRYSLKPGLASDGDQLGRFLFDTKRGYCSYFAFSMALLLRSQGIPARVAVGFFIDPDSGAFNYYPILSNMAHAWVEVYYPKYGWIDYDPTTTFLAEGETFRFSQGAQQQTFERLLGEILQNRDKLAVMNNETVTPAAQGFSVIVRSTGLWLKAHWPGFVFFFYVITMICLRYGYYLLYWYHLTISRNYRHAAQKGFSHSLRILRLAGIYQPKLNQTQSLQEQVQIIEQNQGLIIIPLFNIYEEARFTFPSHSISVSSIQESYAHFIGSYKQHIPLTRRIFAQAFPFITMALPPKRNTNSIFLIILLTATLFLGRSSLIAESSSELLQNTMAQELLRTAQELRQEERWEQAIELLQKGEKLYPSDSRFPAALGDIYQNRGLYSLAWNEYHRAEALDQNNRELWYELSIVAGRLNKNDESIWYLERLLSEEPNNKDAIGDLGWMYFKTHRLSEGEELLRKALERLGPDQGLEMTLATIYSDQYRYDDAKHYYISAIQHAEKSGFKLFLAVAYYNLSILESRFYRFADAFNSTHHSLQYTERASGHLARGELFQRRLDFSKAHGEYTAAYELDTSPLSKINIAQLYQQTGNLKEAKTYAENTLQQRDLSWMLNYGTDIDRYHKDLHQILRDVYRGLVNTEKLSYRGNLWQYVQSHITTLKYSIHAFWQDQLFTYYTLQAADAYGVENQRLDALLHYYLALQQYPWRAKPYLQAAMDYETRLIEASRPSYLYEMGKLEQKSSLLLQAIDLFDPIWERDMIADAYAELAHIYQKQGNIDGIQASIEALYALNRGALLQRGLRLPINLEIDGVFTTPTEQRNYQNIITTVVNKSGLRSLNATPARFKLILNYHGDTIKATLWDSVKGTNIREHLIPLSNLSPENLQQFSRELQKTLFSELGQ; this is encoded by the coding sequence ATGGAACATAAACGTCCGCCTTTGGTAAGTACCATTTTTTATGGACTTTCGATAGGGCTTATCCTGCTGCATATTCAGCAACTTACGATTCCCCTTGCGAACCTTACTTTTTTCATAAGTGCCTTAACACTTGGTTGTATCCTCAGCCTTTTCTGTCTACGGATACCGCAAAAAAACCACCGCTGGAAACTTCTCATATTGTTATCGTTTCCCTGGATTATAAAAAGCGCACTTGTAGGCATCAGCTTTTTTATTGCACCAATGGACGTCGGCTTTGACCGGCGGTTACTTTTCTTTGACCGTAATTTTCTCATCGTCCTGTTCCCCTGGTATTGGATTACCCTAAGCACCTATATGGCAGGAAGTTCCTATTCTGGTTTACATTGGAATAGAATTTTAAATGGTATTTTCCTTATATGCTTCTTTATCATTATAAAAAGCCGCCAGTTTATCTTGTATACCTGGCCCATGGAGCTGCTTGCAATTTTTGCACTGATCATGCTCCTCCAGTTTCTCGCTCTTATGCTGGCCCATCCATTACAAACCAGAGGTTTCAAGTATAATAGTATCGCCACATTAGTGGTTTTACTGGTTCTTGGACTTTTTTCTGTGGTTTTGTTACGGAAGCCCGCAGAAGAACAAGCAACCGAACAAGGCGGCGGTCTTATCAAACCGGACCTTTTCCGTTTTGACTTTTCCCAGTTTCTCCGTCTCGAAAGTGAAATATCCCTAAAGGAGGATATGGTCCTCATTGTCCATAAAGATCCTGAGGCTTCCTCTATTTTTATTCGTCGCTACATACTGTCCGGTTATGATACCAGAAAGGGGTTCTATCGGGCCCCTGAACTTGATGATGCAGAACATCCCCAGGAACTCCCCCCTGCGGAGCTTGAATTATTCATTCCCCAGTGGCAGGATCGGCGAACAACAGAGCAGGAATATTTCCTCGTCAACTTTGATCCATCAGCCTTTCTGGGGATGAATACCCCCCGGCTCATCAGCCCCCTTAAAACCTGGGACACCACCTCATTTTCATCGGCCTATCGGGTACTCAGTGAAACCAGTGAAGCTCTGCCCTTCGAACTCCTCGATGCGGTATCTGACAAGGATTATGCCCGCACCAAGATTGGTCTCACGGAACAGGAATACCAGTGGTATACCAACTATGGGAAGGACCAGCGGATCAAGGATCTGGGAGACCGTATTACCGAAGGTCTTGAGCTGTATTGGGAAAAAGTTCAGGCTATTTATGAATATTTAAAGAACGGCGAGTACCGCTACAGTCTTAAACCGGGACTTGCATCCGATGGGGACCAGCTCGGCAGGTTTCTTTTTGATACAAAACGAGGCTACTGTTCCTATTTTGCCTTTTCTATGGCGCTCCTCCTCCGTTCTCAGGGCATACCTGCCCGGGTGGCGGTGGGCTTTTTCATCGATCCCGATTCAGGGGCGTTTAACTACTATCCGATTCTTTCCAATATGGCCCACGCCTGGGTAGAAGTATACTATCCTAAGTATGGATGGATAGACTACGACCCTACCACCACTTTTCTTGCGGAAGGAGAGACCTTCCGTTTTTCCCAGGGAGCTCAACAACAGACCTTTGAGCGGCTCCTCGGTGAAATTCTGCAAAATCGGGACAAACTCGCAGTAATGAATAATGAAACAGTTACTCCAGCAGCACAGGGTTTCTCTGTAATTGTACGGAGTACAGGCCTCTGGCTTAAAGCGCATTGGCCCGGTTTCGTGTTCTTTTTCTATGTAATAACCATGATATGCCTTCGATACGGTTATTACTTGTTGTATTGGTACCATCTAACAATTTCAAGAAACTACCGGCATGCGGCACAGAAAGGCTTCTCCCACAGTCTCCGGATACTTCGCCTTGCGGGCATCTATCAACCCAAACTGAATCAAACCCAATCGTTACAGGAACAGGTTCAAATAATAGAACAAAACCAGGGACTCATCATTATCCCGCTTTTTAATATATACGAAGAAGCACGCTTTACTTTTCCCAGTCACTCCATCTCAGTGTCATCCATTCAGGAGAGCTATGCCCACTTTATAGGTTCCTATAAACAGCACATTCCTCTTACACGGCGAATCTTTGCCCAGGCTTTTCCTTTTATCACGATGGCACTTCCCCCAAAGCGTAACACCAACAGCATCTTTTTAATCATCCTTTTAACCGCAACCCTTTTCCTGGGCCGTTCAAGTCTTATTGCAGAAAGCTCTTCTGAATTGCTTCAGAATACTATGGCCCAGGAACTCCTACGCACAGCCCAGGAGTTACGCCAGGAAGAACGATGGGAACAGGCTATTGAACTGCTTCAAAAGGGAGAAAAGCTGTACCCATCAGACAGCCGTTTCCCTGCTGCATTGGGAGACATCTACCAAAACCGAGGACTCTACAGTCTTGCATGGAATGAATACCACCGTGCTGAAGCCCTCGACCAAAACAATAGAGAACTGTGGTATGAATTATCTATTGTAGCTGGTCGGCTTAATAAAAATGATGAATCTATCTGGTATCTGGAACGACTACTCTCAGAGGAGCCTAATAACAAGGATGCTATCGGAGACCTTGGCTGGATGTACTTTAAAACCCATCGTCTATCAGAAGGTGAAGAACTACTGCGAAAAGCCCTGGAACGACTCGGTCCCGATCAGGGACTGGAGATGACCCTGGCAACCATTTATTCCGATCAATACCGTTATGATGATGCAAAGCATTACTATATAAGCGCAATACAGCATGCGGAAAAAAGCGGCTTTAAACTTTTTCTCGCCGTAGCTTATTATAATCTTTCTATACTAGAATCCCGTTTTTATCGTTTCGCCGATGCCTTTAACAGCACTCACCATTCTCTGCAATATACAGAACGAGCTTCAGGGCATCTGGCTCGGGGTGAATTATTCCAGCGTAGACTCGATTTCTCTAAAGCTCATGGTGAATACACAGCCGCCTATGAGCTCGATACATCACCCCTGTCAAAAATTAACATAGCCCAGCTGTACCAACAGACCGGAAATCTCAAGGAAGCAAAAACCTATGCAGAAAACACCCTGCAACAGCGGGACCTTTCCTGGATGCTCAACTATGGCACCGATATCGACCGGTATCACAAGGATCTGCACCAAATTCTCCGCGACGTCTATCGCGGTCTCGTAAATACGGAAAAACTGAGCTATAGGGGAAATCTCTGGCAGTATGTGCAAAGCCATATTACCACATTGAAATACAGCATCCACGCTTTTTGGCAGGATCAACTCTTTACCTATTACACTCTGCAAGCTGCCGACGCCTATGGGGTCGAAAACCAGCGGCTCGATGCCCTACTCCATTATTATCTCGCTTTACAACAATACCCCTGGCGGGCAAAACCATACCTGCAAGCGGCTATGGACTATGAAACTCGCCTTATCGAAGCATCCCGGCCCAGCTATCTATATGAAATGGGCAAGCTCGAACAAAAGAGCAGCCTGCTCCTGCAAGCAATCGACCTGTTTGACCCGATCTGGGAACGGGACATGATTGCCGATGCTTATGCAGAACTGGCACATATATATCAGAAACAGGGTAATATTGATGGAATTCAGGCAAGCATCGAAGCCCTCTATGCCCTGAACCGGGGAGCCCTGCTGCAACGGGGGCTCAGGCTTCCCATCAATCTGGAAATAGACGGAGTTTTTACAACCCCTACAGAACAGAGGAACTACCAGAACATCATTACCACCGTTGTAAACAAATCGGGCTTACGAAGCCTGAACGCCACCCCTGCCCGTTTCAAACTCATCCTGAACTATCACGGTGATACCATCAAAGCTACACTGTGGGATTCAGTAAAAGGCACAAACATCCGGGAGCACCTAATCCCGCTCTCCAACCTGTCCCCCGAAAACCTGCAGCAGTTCAGCCGTGAACTGCAGAAAACACTCTTTTCTGAATTAGGCCAATAA